Within the Erigeron canadensis isolate Cc75 chromosome 6, C_canadensis_v1, whole genome shotgun sequence genome, the region TGGAGTTTCGGAAACGGGTACGgctacctgtttggagtttcggtgcatgTATAATTACAAATTGAATTGTAATATTAtccttttaaaatcttaatttatattttaatagtaGATGTTAACATATTCAACTTCATTGTTTTAACAATTAAACCATGGTGTTCAACCATATATATTGGACAAATATGTCTAAGTGACTCAAatcttttgttatatataattaaaccgacatgataaaaaaaatttaagaaaaaaaaaaacaaatactatgATCTAATATACTTATTAATTCGCCTATCAAATGATAGAGCTATGaagataaaagtaaaaaaatgtgAAACTTCAACATATCAAAGTCTCTATGAAATAAAATAAGCATTTGATTTCAAATGCCAAGAAATTAGGGTGCAAGTGTAAGTTCTTGGAAATATCTAAATATGATATACATCTAAACCTCTTATATGAGAGGTGTATGCTTAGTTTCTTTCTTcatatttcatgaaaaaaaatatattaacttcACTCAAATTGTACATAATATTCACCTCACTTACAAACTTTGTACTATATGGGCCTTTCAGCTAAAGATTGTCTGGATATTGTAGGCAGTTTGGCTAATGAACCATCTGAAAAAGTGGGCCCCTTGTTTTATTATTGTACACGGATAGAAGATTTGGAATATGAAGATATGTTTGGCAAGCCTATGGTATGGATAGGGATCTACATTGCATTAGCATCCTTATTTTGTACCCTTGCCATGGGAGTTGATTTATTGCATGGTTTCCGAAATAGAAAATTTTGGTTTCCATGTAGATATTTCACGCTCAATGCTGCTTCTATCACGTTGATAGCCATAGCCATGAAACTGCCTATGGATCTAAGTAGTTTGTACAAGAAATCCTTGGATCAAGCAACCAAGATAGGAAGCATGGCCTTCATGTGCACGATGATGGCTAACTTAATTCCTTCTTTGGCATTTATGGATAATAATACACTGCTTGCAAATGTCACAGGTTTCACTATTCTTGTTATCAGTGTCGTTGTAAATATATGCATTCAAATTAGTACTGGTGCTATAAATGATCCAGAAATTCCTGGGGACATAGCTTACCCTGCCATTGTCATGAATTTCATGAATTATATAGCACAAAGCTATGTGGCTATGTCACTCTGGCTATTGATAACGTTGATTTCTTCGGCTATAACGATTCCTGCTTGTAAGAAAATTTTAGAAATCAAATACCAAGATGCCACAAAAAGAACTTTAGATGGTCAAGATAGCTTAGCGTCTACTGTTGAGAAACTAAACCAATATTTGAGAAGATATTGGGTTATGGCGGAAATTGGTAGTCCTCAAACTCTGATGGCCATTAACCCGTTATCAATTACTTCTGGCATAACTTGTCTGTATAGCTTACTCCCGTACATCCTTATGATGATGTATGCCATTGTATGGGGTAAGTCTCCTCCCGGCGAGGAATCAGATTATAAGTGGTCTATGTATTTCATTGCAATAACACAGTCCATTGGAGTAATAGTGGGTAGTATTGCTCCAATATTGAGATGTTTTACGATTGTGAACTTCAACTTATTCACTAAACAGAATAAGAAGCAATTCATGGTCTTCAAAGTTGAAAATTACTGGATTCAAGAGTTGGCTGAGTGGAAAGAAAGTCATATACGTTATTTATCAACTCGCTCTAGGTCAAGAACTCTCGTCCTTAATCTGAAAAACATGTTTCTAGACATTTGCATAGGGACTCAGAAGATAATTGTCGTATTAAGCAAAACGATCGGGCTCGTTCCTGTAGTGCTTCTGATTTGTGTCATGTATTGTTCATATTGGTGGAAGTCACACATGTCAAGGCTGTTAGGGTCACCTAACACCCCAAGAGCTGATGAAATAAATGAAGACCTTCGGAATTACATTTTGAAACTTGAAGATGAGATCGAGCTTGGTGAAAGAATGCTCAAACGCATTTCTAGTTCTATAGATCACCTGATCAAAAAGGCAGAGAAGAAACAACGAAAGAATCTTTTGATGCTTCTTGAGAAGTATAAAGGATTTAGAGGAGTGCAGAACTTTGACAACGATCAAGTTCTACCTCTAACTTCCTTTAGACTTGTTAATTGTTGGAGTTTGCCGGTAGTAACTTTGACATGCATTGCCATTGCTCTCCCTGCTATTTGCAAGGAAAAAGTTGATAGCTTGTTCAAAAGTGTGCGCGAAGGTCTTTTGTACACTTATCTTGTGGAAGAAAGCCTCAATAATACTTGTGAATTTGGAAATATCCAAAAGGCAACTATGAACTTGTGGcacgaggtcgaacacaagtcCATGTGGTTAGAGAATAGTTTGGAAACAAGTGCTTATAGAGGGAAAACATCAATCGAGATTCTTCAGTGGTTCGCGGACAAAGGAGAAGAAATTGTCAAGCAAATTGATACTAACAATGAAGAAGTAATAAAGAACAATCCTAAGAACTTAATTCTTGCCAATTCGATGTACCGTATTACACGAACAATCTTGCTTAGCTACCAAAGCAACGTCCAACCTATAAGTGAAGAGGAGTTGTTTGCACTATTATCCAGCATGATTGCAGACATACTGTGTGCTTGTTTCACCAACATACCACGAGTTATAATGAGGAAATGCCATGGAAGTGCCATAGAGAAACGGGATGCTAGTGTTAAGGCCGCTGCTAAGTTGTTTGGTAGCACGAAAGAGATTGTAAAAATACTTGACACTTGGGAAGTGCCAAGTATGGATCCTGATAAAATGGCATTTATTGACGAGTGGCATATTCATATGAAGCAATCGATTCCTTAATCTTCATTGTCTTTCATCAGAGCAAATGTATGTCCTTGAGCTTTAGTATCTTATTGTGCATTACTTTTTGTTAAATGAGATAATTCTTTAACAAGTCTAGTTTTGCCAAATGAATATAACCAAATGCAAACAGAATAGTGAATTGTATGCCGttccataaaaataaaaaaacttaaaaataagaaaaaagacACAAATGAAAAAAGAATAGTGATTTGTATCATGTTACACTCTGTATTAGCTATAACTGCCATTTTGTGTTCAATCAGAAAGTTCAACAATAATTAATCATTCGTTTTCCACCTCAACTATTCTTATTATTGACCCTCCGACCATGCCATGCCAGCAATCGTTATTGACCACGATCTATCTCAATTTCGGACACTATAGGTATCATGGAGAGATGTCGCATTAAAAAGAACATGATCATAAAGTAATAACTCTGCAAGATTAGCTcagccatatatatatgtatacaagtATATAACTTATCATAGAGTTCAGATATATAaaggtagatatatattaatggtTTTAGATATTTAGATGTGTATAAGAAGTTTTGCTAATCTACTccacaaaaaatatattcacTCAGGCTTTTCATCAAACAGTTTATATGCAGACACTTTATTCAGCAGAAATTCagctaattaattaatcaactaGCAAGATGAAAGAACGAGAAAAATGACACAATATTGATGTTAATATTCTCTAATCACAGCTGTTAATCCActccaaaaatgtaattaatcgAATTTAGAAGAATTTATGTTTGATTAGTAGAGATTAATGGATGATTTGTTTGGATTTGGATATGCgttttgaaagtgatttttTGTCAATATGGAGATTGTTCCAATTTCAAATGGTGACGTGGTACGTCGCACATGGTTTAATCCTGCGTGTAGAGTTGGTAGTTTTGGCACAATTGTGAACGGACCAAATTAAGCTATATATGGATGGTGTCTATTATTGTAATTGCTACTATGATTACAAGGACTATAGATAGAAGCAAATAACCAAGTACTTGTATCATTCCTTAACTTTTGTAAGATGCACCTATACACCTAGAAGATATAGTGTCAAGAACAAAAGGCTCGATCTCTTGGATTACATGATGAGTAGCAAGGCTAGCAAACACAAGTGTAAGTCATTATGTTAAAAAGTGCGTTACTGCCAACTCTTCAAGTTATACAACATGTTACAACGCACGACTATTACCGAATTTTCATACATAACCCTAATGTTTTATACATAACAAGACAAAGTATCCGCACGTTGTCGCGGTAAAATGATGGGGGTGATAgattatagagtgtgatagttaAATGCCTTGGTCATACAGGCTCTGCCCTcgcatttaaaaattcgtcgaaaatatatcaaatgacatctctaataaaagaatatgaaattttaaggacacccatcaaatatttataatttatcgatgtacgatttttgagataaaaaattttgaatgagttagagaataaaaagatttatgtaggaaagagaaaaatgagtggttgagatttagggagagagaaaaatgagtagttgagatgtatatagatgtattgtacattatgcattagtaggtgtatattgttgaaaagttaaaaaaattttagagaacaaatgttttataatgtagtagagatagagataaaatttgattatattaTGTTCACTAGTTaataacccgggttcaacccgggcatattaattaaaactttaaaattataaaatgtattaaaagaatttattttatgtttgttcttaaaacattataacttgatataaatttaataattcaactaacacaataattatatagttaataaatcaactaaataaaaaaaagacattttatttgtaatattatataagagagaattttttttttaaataaatgattaatattttaattaaacatgtaaagggttatttttattttatttatatatgacatcataattaaataaaagatttttttaggtgaaatatggatttgccacatcaaaaactttctaaaaatacttataagaaacaatcttgttttattatatataaagattgacAACTATTAATTATTGTTGTGCCATAGTTTTTCCATTAATGTATATTTTGTCATTTTCCAAAGTACGGAGATCTACAATAATGTATTTGTGgtattgtattaaaaaaatataggaaaaaagataataatttcCAATGCTGTTTTTCATGGGTTTTAGGTCCCAAAATTAAAGATATAGGGAATGATAAATCTACAATATTATTTGACCATTTATAAcaatacatgttttatatagttatacatTACGCAGtataatatgtaaaatatatcaCTCCCAAAAAATATTGATACCTGCATCACCACGCGGTAAGCAACTTAGTTCAAAAtgaaaatacttttaattaatttaacccTACATATActaattagaaagaaaaaaaaaagtaaaaaaaaaatgaaaagaaaaaccaCAAGGGCATGAAGAAAGACCATGTTATAAATGTACAAGTGATCACACCATTTGACGAGTGGTGTTCATCGCGTGACCACCCTATCTATCATGCCAGGCACATCACAGTATACTCCATAGTTCATATATAGTTTAATCGACCTAGTCAAACAATGGGTAGGATAAATTCCTAGAAATTTTCATCCCTACAATTTTTCTTGTTATATACATTTAAACCTGCAAGTAAGATTTTAATTGACctatcaaataatatatgtCAAAAAGATGTGTATTTTACTTCGATATATCCAAGTCTCTAATATTAAATGCCTAAGAACTTCGGGTAAGTTCGTGGAAATGTAGATATAGATCGATCTCAACCTGTTATAAGAGAGGTGTTTGCTTACAAGTTTCTTTCATCATATTTCATCAAGAAACCGCATTACAAATTACTTCACTCACAAAGTATGCACTTGGGCCCTACATTTCAGGAATGTTCCGCACTTTTAGACCCTTTGGC harbors:
- the LOC122604507 gene encoding uncharacterized protein LOC122604507, which translates into the protein MGLSAKDCLDIVGSLANEPSEKVGPLFYYCTRIEDLEYEDMFGKPMVWIGIYIALASLFCTLAMGVDLLHGFRNRKFWFPCRYFTLNAASITLIAIAMKLPMDLSSLYKKSLDQATKIGSMAFMCTMMANLIPSLAFMDNNTLLANVTGFTILVISVVVNICIQISTGAINDPEIPGDIAYPAIVMNFMNYIAQSYVAMSLWLLITLISSAITIPACKKILEIKYQDATKRTLDGQDSLASTVEKLNQYLRRYWVMAEIGSPQTLMAINPLSITSGITCLYSLLPYILMMMYAIVWGKSPPGEESDYKWSMYFIAITQSIGVIVGSIAPILRCFTIVNFNLFTKQNKKQFMVFKVENYWIQELAEWKESHIRYLSTRSRSRTLVLNLKNMFLDICIGTQKIIVVLSKTIGLVPVVLLICVMYCSYWWKSHMSRLLGSPNTPRADEINEDLRNYILKLEDEIELGERMLKRISSSIDHLIKKAEKKQRKNLLMLLEKYKGFRGVQNFDNDQVLPLTSFRLVNCWSLPVVTLTCIAIALPAICKEKVDSLFKSVREGLLYTYLVEESLNNTCEFGNIQKATMNLWHEVEHKSMWLENSLETSAYRGKTSIEILQWFADKGEEIVKQIDTNNEEVIKNNPKNLILANSMYRITRTILLSYQSNVQPISEEELFALLSSMIADILCACFTNIPRVIMRKCHGSAIEKRDASVKAAAKLFGSTKEIVKILDTWEVPSMDPDKMAFIDEWHIHMKQSIP